One part of the Nocardioides zeae genome encodes these proteins:
- a CDS encoding MSMEG_0567/sll0787 family protein — MTLDLHVLAGVRRDTAPARTPAPGWSVAEAASAAEHAAYRRLRRDVFVAEQGVFARDDLDAVDDDPRTVVLLARAADGTVLGGVRLHPAPEADGSVRVRDIGWWRGSRLVVAPGARSVGHLGPALVRAACARAEAEGALRFDAVVQVANERLFSRLGWRTRASVTAHGTPHVVMDWPIDRVQRLADATKAALGRLLDPLRAGVPAGYVGDDAAPVPSADGLVAACDAILPSMVERDPEWAGWCAVLVNVNDLAAMGAHPVGLLDAVGARDASFARRVLRGLGDAAAAWGVPVLGGHTQLGVPAALSVTALGRTDDALPRPVPGGGGRAGDVLRVTADLGGGWRPGYTGQQWDSTSHRRPDDLRAQARVVPTLAPTAAKDVSMSGLVGTTGMLAEASGCRAVLDVAAIPTPADARVGDWLTCFPGFAVVTAERPTALPGHAAALPHHVDTARCGALTPGTGVGLRWPDGVVTEAVRHTVTGMGPA, encoded by the coding sequence GTGACGCTCGACCTGCACGTCCTCGCCGGGGTACGACGCGACACCGCCCCCGCGCGCACCCCGGCCCCCGGCTGGTCGGTGGCCGAGGCCGCGTCGGCGGCCGAGCACGCGGCGTACCGGCGCCTGCGGCGCGACGTGTTCGTCGCCGAGCAGGGCGTCTTCGCCCGCGACGACCTCGACGCGGTCGACGACGACCCGCGCACGGTCGTGCTGCTCGCGCGCGCGGCGGACGGCACGGTGCTGGGCGGTGTGCGCCTCCACCCGGCGCCGGAGGCCGACGGCTCCGTCCGGGTCCGCGACATCGGTTGGTGGCGGGGGAGCCGTCTCGTCGTCGCCCCCGGCGCGCGCAGCGTCGGCCACCTCGGGCCTGCCCTCGTGCGGGCCGCCTGTGCCCGGGCCGAGGCGGAGGGCGCGCTGCGGTTCGACGCCGTCGTGCAGGTCGCCAACGAGCGGCTCTTCTCGCGGCTCGGCTGGCGCACCCGCGCCTCGGTGACCGCGCACGGCACGCCGCACGTCGTCATGGACTGGCCGATCGACCGCGTCCAGCGGCTCGCGGACGCCACGAAGGCGGCGCTCGGCCGGCTGCTGGACCCGTTGCGCGCGGGGGTCCCGGCGGGGTACGTCGGGGACGACGCCGCCCCCGTCCCGAGCGCCGACGGGCTCGTCGCCGCGTGCGACGCGATCCTGCCGTCGATGGTCGAGCGCGACCCCGAGTGGGCCGGCTGGTGCGCGGTGCTCGTCAACGTCAACGACCTCGCGGCCATGGGCGCCCACCCCGTCGGGCTGCTCGACGCGGTCGGGGCCCGCGACGCCTCCTTCGCGCGCCGCGTGCTCCGCGGTCTCGGCGACGCCGCCGCCGCGTGGGGCGTGCCGGTGCTGGGTGGTCACACGCAGCTCGGCGTGCCCGCGGCGCTGTCGGTGACCGCGCTCGGCCGGACCGACGACGCCCTGCCGCGTCCCGTGCCCGGGGGTGGTGGCCGTGCCGGCGACGTCCTCCGCGTCACCGCCGACCTCGGCGGCGGCTGGCGACCCGGCTACACCGGCCAGCAGTGGGACTCCACCTCCCACCGTCGGCCCGACGACCTGCGGGCGCAGGCCCGCGTCGTACCGACCCTGGCGCCCACCGCCGCCAAGGACGTCTCGATGAGCGGCCTGGTCGGCACCACGGGGATGCTCGCCGAGGCGAGCGGCTGCCGCGCCGTGCTCGACGTGGCAGCGATCCCCACGCCCGCCGACGCGCGCGTCGGCGACTGGCTCACCTGCTTCCCGGGCTTCGCCGTCGTCACCGCCGAGCGCCCCACCGCGCTCCCCGGTCACGCGGCCGCCCTGCCCCACCACGTCGACACCGCCCGCTGCGGCGCGCTCACCCCGGGGACCGGGGTCGGGCTGCGCTGGCCGGACGGCGTCGTCACCGAAGCCGTCCGTCACACCGTCACAGGAATGGGACCAGCATGA
- a CDS encoding MSMEG_0572/Sll0783 family nitrogen starvation response protein, which yields MPTFDDEIMANIEKSVAEIPHPSQPKGTNLYGSTKIFPDYQASEGQSYLTLVHGIPHESSVSFVAVLQATRALRKGFESALYFYGPGALACVDTRGFPTTGDVAFPGNQNMNDSIKTFVKEGGTVFCCRFGLALHGSREEDLIEGVIPAHPLDVQDAVIHYANKGAIINSVYNL from the coding sequence ATGCCCACGTTCGACGACGAGATCATGGCCAACATCGAGAAGTCCGTGGCCGAGATCCCGCACCCCTCGCAGCCCAAGGGCACCAACCTCTACGGCTCGACGAAGATCTTCCCGGACTACCAGGCGAGCGAGGGGCAGAGCTACCTCACCCTCGTGCACGGCATCCCGCACGAGAGCTCGGTCAGCTTCGTCGCCGTCCTCCAGGCGACGCGCGCACTGCGCAAGGGCTTCGAGTCGGCGCTCTACTTCTACGGCCCGGGCGCCCTGGCCTGCGTCGACACCCGTGGCTTCCCGACGACGGGCGACGTCGCCTTCCCCGGCAACCAGAACATGAACGACTCCATCAAGACGTTCGTGAAGGAGGGCGGCACGGTCTTCTGCTGCCGCTTCGGGCTCGCGCTCCACGGCAGCCGCGAGGAGGACCTGATCGAGGGCGTCATCCCCGCGCACCCGCTCGACGTGCAGGACGCGGTCATCCACTACGCCAACAAGGGCGCCATCATCAACTCCGTCTACAACCTCTGA
- a CDS encoding carbon-nitrogen hydrolase family protein, whose amino-acid sequence MPALRIAAVAAHFGRDVQRAVAKVEGIIGDARAAGAGLLVLPDATLGGYLSDLRHPDPATLPPALAEDSWEVQRIVALAREMVVCFGYAEEVVVDRPGDPAGPELRLYNTALAVTGDGVLGRHRKVHQPAGESLVYAAGTAFEAFDTPVGRLGMLIDYDKTFPEAARTLALDGARLLACLSAWPASVTDRASRLPQDRQSRLFDLYDAARAAENQVVWVSSNQTGVMGGLRFLGQAKVVGPGGDVLARTSSKGGLALAEVDVDVEVARARRLLHHLAERSPAAYGTLGA is encoded by the coding sequence GTGCCCGCCCTCCGCATCGCCGCCGTCGCCGCCCACTTCGGGCGGGACGTCCAGCGTGCCGTCGCGAAGGTCGAGGGCATCATCGGCGACGCCCGGGCGGCGGGCGCGGGCCTGCTCGTGCTGCCGGACGCGACGTTGGGCGGCTACCTCTCCGACCTCCGCCACCCCGACCCGGCCACGCTGCCGCCGGCGCTGGCCGAGGACTCGTGGGAGGTGCAGCGCATCGTCGCGCTGGCGCGCGAGATGGTGGTCTGCTTCGGCTACGCCGAGGAGGTCGTCGTCGACCGCCCCGGCGACCCCGCGGGGCCGGAGCTGCGGCTCTACAACACGGCGCTCGCCGTGACGGGCGACGGCGTGCTCGGCCGGCACCGCAAGGTGCACCAGCCGGCGGGGGAGTCGCTCGTCTACGCCGCGGGCACGGCCTTCGAGGCCTTCGACACGCCCGTCGGGCGGCTCGGCATGCTCATCGACTACGACAAGACGTTCCCCGAGGCCGCCCGCACCCTCGCCCTCGACGGGGCGCGGCTGCTGGCGTGCCTCTCGGCGTGGCCCGCGAGCGTCACCGACCGCGCCTCCCGCCTGCCCCAGGACCGGCAGTCGCGCCTCTTCGACCTGTACGACGCGGCCCGCGCCGCCGAGAACCAGGTCGTCTGGGTGTCGTCGAACCAGACCGGCGTGATGGGCGGGCTGCGCTTCCTCGGCCAGGCCAAGGTGGTCGGACCGGGCGGCGACGTGCTGGCGCGCACCTCGTCCAAGGGCGGGCTCGCGCTGGCGGAGGTCGACGTCGACGTCGAGGTCGCGCGGGCCCGCCGGCTGCTCCACCACCTCGCCGAGCGGTCGCCCGCGGCGTACGGGACCCTGGGCGCGTGA
- a CDS encoding MSMEG_0568 family radical SAM protein, translating into MTAPAPSTRVDVAIQGIRLLDAPVARRAGAGPSDDGHVLLGGVGAAIPLNPRSPYTVRGGKLLLDGADTGLGLEAIRRPRFYDLTTADGVPYEKIARLHSSHVLATTVVQTCARYAEAERCRFCAIEESLRAGATVAVKTPAQIAEVALAAHELDGITQVVMTTGTSTGRDRGATHLARCVRAVRAVLPDLPIQVQCEPPGDLATITELKEAGASSIGIHVESLDDEVRRRWMPGKGSVPMAEYRAAWAEAVRVFGWNEVSTYVLVGLGEDPDELVAAAAELIAMGVYPFVVPFRPLAGTLATDVDHVPAPDPRVVADVTTRVAALLRAAGMAGADQSAGCAACGACSALSCEGA; encoded by the coding sequence ATGACCGCACCGGCCCCCTCCACCCGGGTGGACGTCGCCATCCAGGGCATTCGTCTCCTCGACGCCCCCGTCGCGCGCCGTGCCGGCGCGGGACCCAGCGACGACGGGCACGTGCTGCTGGGCGGGGTCGGCGCGGCCATCCCCCTCAATCCCCGCAGCCCCTACACCGTCCGGGGCGGCAAGCTGCTCCTCGACGGCGCCGACACCGGCCTCGGTCTCGAGGCGATCCGCCGCCCGCGGTTCTACGACCTCACGACCGCCGACGGCGTCCCCTACGAGAAGATCGCCCGCCTGCACTCCTCCCACGTGCTGGCCACGACGGTGGTGCAGACCTGCGCCCGGTACGCCGAGGCCGAGCGCTGCCGCTTCTGTGCCATCGAGGAGTCGCTGCGGGCGGGCGCGACGGTGGCGGTGAAGACCCCGGCCCAGATCGCCGAGGTGGCGCTCGCCGCCCACGAGCTCGACGGGATCACGCAGGTCGTGATGACGACGGGCACCTCGACCGGCCGTGACCGCGGTGCGACCCACCTGGCCCGCTGCGTGCGGGCCGTGCGCGCCGTGCTCCCCGACCTCCCCATCCAGGTGCAGTGCGAGCCGCCCGGCGACCTCGCGACCATCACCGAGCTGAAGGAGGCGGGCGCCAGCTCGATCGGCATCCACGTGGAGTCGCTCGACGACGAGGTGCGGCGCCGCTGGATGCCGGGCAAGGGCAGCGTGCCGATGGCGGAGTACCGCGCCGCCTGGGCCGAGGCCGTCCGCGTCTTCGGCTGGAACGAGGTCTCGACCTACGTCCTCGTCGGCCTCGGCGAGGACCCCGACGAGCTCGTCGCCGCGGCGGCCGAGCTCATCGCGATGGGCGTCTACCCCTTCGTCGTCCCCTTCCGCCCTCTCGCCGGCACCCTCGCGACCGACGTCGACCACGTGCCGGCCCCCGACCCGCGGGTCGTCGCCGACGTGACCACCCGCGTCGCCGCCCTCCTGCGCGCCGCCGGGATGGCCGGCGCCGACCAGTCTGCCGGCTGCGCGGCCTGCGGCGCCTGCTCCGCGCTCTCGTGCGAGGGGGCCTGA
- a CDS encoding MSMEG_0570 family nitrogen starvation response protein, which translates to MPEATFTVRWPDGAVTDCWSPSLVVHDHLDEGATYTVEEFTRRSAAALAEGSERVRARYGFACTASAASLDLIEVRAATHAPDAPVEVLRLFPPLPASLPEEAPR; encoded by the coding sequence GTGCCTGAGGCCACCTTCACCGTGCGCTGGCCCGACGGCGCCGTCACCGACTGCTGGTCGCCCTCCCTCGTCGTCCACGACCACCTCGACGAGGGGGCCACCTACACCGTCGAGGAGTTCACGCGCCGCTCCGCCGCGGCACTGGCGGAGGGGAGCGAGCGGGTCAGGGCGCGCTACGGCTTCGCGTGCACCGCCTCGGCCGCGTCGCTCGACCTGATCGAGGTCCGCGCGGCCACCCACGCGCCCGACGCCCCCGTCGAGGTGCTGCGCCTGTTCCCGCCCCTGCCTGCGTCCCTGCCCGAGGAGGCTCCCCGATGA
- a CDS encoding carbon-nitrogen hydrolase family protein: protein MSTPATTPSAGAVAAVCAGFGRDVEENLAQVAAHVEAARAQGVRLLALPEACLGGYLSVLGRGRDGSGDELPADLPPVMDLDGPELRRVAAIAREMTLVVGLCESDGAERYNTAAIVTGDGVVGAHRKVHQPLGESLFYAAGDTYAAFDTPAGRVGALICYDKAFPEAARALALDGAEVVTCISAWPASRTAGAADIAQDRWTTRFNLFDAARALENQVVWVASNQHGTFGSLRFVANAKVVGPGGDVLASTGTAAGLAVAHVDVPAALETARRAMFHLGDRRPDTYPATLAQGAPTREPVRA from the coding sequence ATGAGCACTCCCGCCACCACTCCGTCGGCTGGCGCTGTCGCCGCCGTCTGCGCCGGCTTCGGCCGCGACGTCGAGGAGAACCTCGCCCAGGTCGCCGCCCACGTCGAGGCCGCCCGCGCCCAGGGCGTGCGCCTCCTCGCCCTGCCCGAGGCCTGCCTGGGCGGCTACCTGTCCGTGCTCGGCCGCGGCCGCGACGGCAGCGGCGACGAGCTGCCGGCCGACCTGCCGCCCGTCATGGACCTCGACGGTCCCGAGCTGCGCCGCGTCGCCGCCATCGCCCGCGAGATGACGCTCGTCGTCGGTCTGTGCGAGTCGGACGGCGCCGAGCGCTACAACACGGCCGCCATCGTCACCGGCGACGGCGTCGTCGGGGCGCACCGCAAGGTGCACCAGCCGCTGGGGGAGAGCCTCTTCTACGCCGCGGGCGACACCTACGCCGCGTTCGACACGCCGGCCGGGCGCGTCGGCGCGCTGATCTGCTACGACAAGGCGTTCCCGGAGGCGGCCCGCGCGCTCGCGCTCGACGGGGCCGAGGTCGTCACCTGCATCTCGGCGTGGCCGGCCTCGCGCACCGCCGGCGCCGCGGACATCGCCCAGGACCGCTGGACGACGCGCTTCAACCTGTTCGACGCCGCACGGGCGCTGGAGAACCAGGTCGTGTGGGTCGCCTCCAACCAGCACGGCACCTTCGGGTCGCTGCGCTTCGTCGCCAACGCGAAGGTCGTGGGCCCGGGCGGCGACGTGCTTGCCAGCACCGGCACCGCCGCCGGTCTCGCGGTCGCCCACGTCGACGTGCCGGCCGCGCTCGAGACCGCCCGGCGGGCGATGTTCCACCTCGGCGACCGTCGTCCGGACACCTACCCGGCGACCCTCGCGCAGGGCGCCCCGACGCGGGAGCCGGTCCGTGCCTGA
- a CDS encoding MSMEG_0569 family flavin-dependent oxidoreductase, translated as MSTAPTLHRTGVVVVGGGQAGLSTSWYLTRDGVDHVVLEAGTATHEWADTRWDAFTLVTPNWHCRLPGWSYDGPDPDGFMSRDEVVAWLAGYPASFGAPLREHTRVTALTEREGGGFVVDAVGPAGPEVWEADQVVVATGGYHVPIVPAWAPALSPSVTQLQSADYRNPDALPDGEVLVVGTGQSGAQIAEDLHLAGRRVHLAVGDAPRVARRHRGRDVMTWLAEMGLYDTSVAQYPGGLAAREKTNHYVTGRDGGRDIDLRAFAAEGMRLYGLLDGLEAGSGTTVTFRPTLRAALDAADDTYRSICRDVDRWIEARNAEGAGIDAAPAAPYEPVWEPETEPGSLDLAAAGVTSVVWAIGYRPDYRWVRVGVFDGTGRPTHTRGVTAVPGLYFLGLPWLHTWGSGRFLGIAADAEHVAGCITGRPTRTTPAASALAREVSPGPWGRDVRVETAAAAAR; from the coding sequence ATGAGCACCGCACCCACCCTGCACCGCACCGGCGTCGTCGTGGTCGGCGGCGGCCAGGCCGGACTGTCGACCAGCTGGTACCTCACCCGCGACGGGGTCGACCACGTCGTGCTCGAGGCCGGGACGGCCACCCACGAGTGGGCCGACACCCGCTGGGACGCCTTCACCCTCGTCACGCCCAACTGGCACTGCCGGCTGCCGGGCTGGTCCTACGACGGACCCGATCCCGACGGCTTCATGAGCCGCGACGAGGTCGTCGCGTGGCTGGCGGGCTACCCCGCGAGCTTCGGCGCCCCGCTCCGCGAGCACACCCGCGTCACCGCGCTCACCGAGCGCGAGGGCGGTGGCTTCGTCGTCGACGCGGTCGGTCCCGCCGGGCCCGAGGTGTGGGAGGCCGACCAGGTCGTCGTGGCGACCGGTGGCTACCACGTGCCGATCGTGCCCGCCTGGGCCCCGGCGCTCTCGCCGTCCGTGACGCAGCTGCAGTCGGCGGACTACCGCAACCCCGACGCGCTCCCCGACGGCGAGGTGCTCGTCGTCGGCACCGGCCAGTCCGGCGCCCAGATCGCCGAGGACCTCCACCTCGCCGGGCGGCGGGTCCACCTCGCCGTCGGCGACGCGCCGCGGGTGGCGCGCCGCCACCGCGGCCGCGACGTGATGACGTGGTTGGCCGAGATGGGGCTCTACGACACGTCGGTGGCGCAGTACCCCGGCGGTCTCGCCGCGCGCGAGAAGACCAACCACTACGTGACGGGCCGCGACGGCGGGCGCGACATCGACCTGCGGGCGTTCGCGGCCGAGGGGATGCGGCTCTACGGGCTGCTCGACGGCCTCGAGGCCGGCAGCGGCACGACGGTGACGTTCCGCCCCACCCTGCGGGCCGCGCTCGACGCCGCGGACGACACCTACCGGTCCATCTGCCGCGACGTCGACCGCTGGATCGAGGCGCGCAACGCCGAGGGTGCCGGGATCGACGCGGCGCCGGCCGCGCCGTACGAGCCCGTCTGGGAGCCCGAGACCGAGCCGGGGTCGCTGGACCTCGCCGCGGCGGGCGTCACGAGCGTGGTGTGGGCGATCGGCTACCGCCCGGACTACCGCTGGGTGCGCGTCGGGGTCTTCGACGGCACGGGGCGACCGACCCACACGCGCGGGGTGACCGCGGTGCCGGGGCTCTACTTCCTCGGTCTGCCCTGGCTGCACACGTGGGGCTCGGGCCGCTTCCTCGGGATCGCGGCCGACGCCGAGCACGTCGCCGGCTGCATCACGGGACGCCCGACGCGCACCACGCCCGCCGCGTCCGCGCTCGCCCGCGAGGTGTCCCCGGGGCCCTGGGGTCGCGACGTGCGGGTCGAGACCGCCGCAGCCGCCGCGCGCTAG
- a CDS encoding phytoene desaturase family protein, whose amino-acid sequence MSGAAAAYDAVVVGGGPNGLVAANLLVDAGWSVLLLEAQAEVGGAVRSDRGVDPEFVHDTFSAFYPLAAASPTLRGFELERYGLVWRHAPAVLGHPTADGRWAILHRDRDRTAAGLDELCPGDGDAWLELCATWDRIGEHVVHALLAPFPPVRAGARAVASLPRAGGLDLVRLLLSPVADVGRELFRGEGPRLLLAGNAGHADIPLDAPGSGLMGILMSMLGQTVGFPVPTGGAGELAAALERRFVARGGEVRCGAEVTAIEVADGRATGVVALGERIAARRAVVADVVVPHLYGGLVAEEHLPPRFRRRLRGFSLDPGTVKVDWALDGPVPWAAPPVVAPGTVHVADSVDQMADALHQVSNGSVPAEPFLLTGQMTATDPSRSPAGTESMWAYTHVPQEVRTDAGGDGLTGAWDRDECERFADRVQARMERLAPGFGSLVRARRVLGPHEMQARDANLVGGSINGGTAQLHQQLVFRPVTGWGRAETPVKGLYLGSASAHPGGGVHGAPGSNAARAALAHDRWRLRR is encoded by the coding sequence GTGAGCGGCGCTGCCGCGGCGTACGACGCCGTCGTCGTCGGCGGCGGGCCCAACGGCCTCGTCGCGGCCAACCTCCTCGTCGACGCCGGGTGGTCGGTGCTCCTCCTGGAGGCCCAGGCGGAGGTGGGCGGTGCGGTGCGCAGCGATCGGGGGGTGGACCCGGAGTTCGTGCACGACACGTTCAGCGCGTTCTACCCCCTCGCGGCCGCGTCGCCGACGCTGCGGGGGTTCGAGCTGGAGCGGTACGGGCTGGTGTGGCGCCACGCGCCCGCCGTGCTCGGCCACCCGACGGCCGACGGGCGCTGGGCGATCCTGCACCGGGACCGTGACCGGACCGCCGCCGGGCTCGACGAGCTGTGCCCCGGCGACGGGGATGCCTGGCTCGAGCTGTGCGCCACCTGGGACCGCATCGGCGAGCACGTCGTGCACGCCCTGCTCGCGCCCTTCCCGCCGGTGCGGGCGGGCGCACGGGCGGTGGCGAGCCTGCCGCGCGCCGGCGGCCTCGACCTCGTGCGGCTGCTGCTCAGCCCGGTCGCCGACGTGGGCCGTGAGCTGTTCCGCGGCGAGGGGCCGCGGCTCCTGCTGGCCGGCAACGCCGGCCACGCCGACATCCCCCTCGACGCCCCCGGCTCGGGCCTCATGGGCATCCTCATGTCGATGCTCGGCCAGACCGTCGGCTTCCCCGTGCCCACCGGCGGGGCGGGGGAGCTCGCCGCGGCGCTCGAGCGCCGGTTCGTGGCCCGGGGCGGCGAGGTGCGCTGCGGCGCCGAGGTCACGGCGATCGAGGTCGCGGACGGACGAGCCACCGGCGTCGTCGCGCTCGGCGAGCGCATCGCGGCGCGGCGCGCGGTGGTGGCCGACGTCGTCGTCCCGCACCTCTACGGGGGCCTCGTCGCCGAGGAGCACCTGCCGCCCCGGTTCCGCCGGCGGCTGCGCGGGTTCTCGCTCGACCCCGGCACGGTCAAGGTCGACTGGGCGCTCGACGGCCCGGTCCCGTGGGCCGCGCCGCCCGTCGTCGCCCCCGGCACGGTGCACGTCGCCGACTCCGTCGACCAGATGGCCGACGCGCTCCACCAGGTGAGCAACGGGTCCGTCCCGGCCGAGCCGTTCCTGCTCACCGGGCAGATGACGGCGACCGATCCCTCGCGCTCGCCGGCCGGCACCGAGTCGATGTGGGCCTACACCCACGTGCCCCAGGAGGTGCGCACCGACGCCGGCGGCGACGGCCTCACCGGCGCCTGGGACCGCGACGAGTGCGAGCGGTTCGCCGACCGCGTGCAGGCCCGCATGGAGCGGCTCGCGCCCGGGTTCGGGAGCCTCGTGCGCGCCCGCCGCGTGCTGGGCCCGCACGAGATGCAGGCCCGGGACGCCAACCTGGTGGGCGGCTCCATCAACGGTGGTACGGCGCAGCTCCACCAACAGCTCGTCTTCCGGCCCGTCACGGGCTGGGGGCGGGCGGAGACGCCCGTGAAGGGGCTCTACCTCGGCTCGGCCTCGGCCCACCCCGGCGGCGGGGTGCACGGGGCGCCGGGCAGCAACGCCGCCCGCGCCGCGCTGGCGCACGACCGGTGGCGGCTGCGGCGCTGA
- a CDS encoding MSMEG_0565 family glycosyltransferase yields MRIALLTYSTKPRGGVVHTLALAEALVGLGAEVDVWTLGRGGDTAFFRPVAPGVGVHAVPFEARDDESVGERILRSIEVLGAALRDAGQAYDVVHAQDCISANAALGAGLPCRRTVHHLDTFTTPKLVACHDRAVALPTHLLCVSASVAAEVEEGWGRTPVVVPNGVDAARFAGGAGDAVGRATWAAHLGRYVLALGGIEPRKGTLDLLEAFAALRASSPDHADLELVVGGGETLFDYRDYRAAFDARAAELGVTPVVLGPVPDPDLPSLVAEAAVLGFPSTKEGFGLAAMEALAAGVPVVCRDLPVLREVFGSAVLFGASVPELVEALDRALRTPVDAEVGRALAASYTWESAARQHLAWYGA; encoded by the coding sequence GTGAGGATCGCGCTCCTGACCTACTCGACGAAGCCGCGCGGCGGCGTCGTCCACACGCTCGCGCTCGCCGAGGCGCTCGTCGGGCTGGGGGCGGAGGTCGACGTCTGGACGCTGGGGCGTGGCGGGGACACCGCCTTCTTCCGTCCCGTCGCGCCCGGGGTCGGGGTGCACGCCGTGCCCTTCGAGGCCCGGGACGACGAGAGCGTCGGCGAGCGGATCCTGCGCTCGATCGAGGTGCTGGGCGCCGCCCTCCGGGACGCCGGGCAGGCGTACGACGTCGTGCACGCCCAGGACTGCATCTCGGCCAACGCGGCGCTGGGCGCCGGCCTGCCGTGCCGACGCACCGTGCACCACCTCGACACCTTCACGACTCCCAAGCTCGTGGCCTGCCACGATCGTGCCGTCGCGCTGCCCACCCACCTGCTCTGCGTGTCCGCCTCGGTCGCCGCCGAGGTCGAGGAGGGGTGGGGACGCACGCCCGTGGTCGTGCCGAACGGGGTCGACGCGGCCCGGTTCGCGGGCGGAGCGGGGGACGCGGTCGGCCGGGCGACGTGGGCCGCCCACCTCGGGCGCTACGTGCTGGCCCTCGGGGGCATCGAGCCCCGCAAGGGCACGCTCGACCTGCTCGAGGCGTTCGCCGCGCTGCGGGCGTCGTCGCCCGACCACGCCGACCTCGAGCTGGTGGTCGGCGGGGGCGAGACGCTGTTCGACTACCGGGACTACCGGGCCGCCTTCGATGCCCGGGCGGCCGAGCTGGGCGTCACGCCGGTCGTGCTGGGCCCGGTCCCCGACCCCGACCTGCCGTCGCTCGTCGCCGAGGCCGCCGTGCTCGGCTTCCCGTCGACGAAGGAGGGCTTCGGGCTCGCCGCGATGGAGGCGCTGGCCGCGGGCGTCCCCGTCGTCTGCCGCGACCTGCCGGTGCTGCGCGAGGTGTTCGGGTCCGCCGTCCTGTTCGGGGCGTCCGTGCCGGAGCTCGTCGAGGCGCTCGACCGGGCGCTGCGGACGCCGGTGGACGCAGAGGTCGGGCGGGCGTTGGCCGCGTCGTACACGTGGGAGAGCGCCGCGCGGCAGCACCTGGCCTGGTACGGCGCCTGA
- a CDS encoding amidohydrolase family protein: MRFTAHDAHRHIGRLPAYPFYGGPPIQPDVTARESVAELVADLDAEGTERALVLPNYGVPDPDVSFRLNHLALDAAHADDRIRCGLWVSPKASDAERNTAALALAAEDGVAALKTSFLLGGAVDDPDCRVELDRIFTTAAELDLVVHVHTSPGAASDVDRIGELVERHGDATKIHLVHLGGGMSGHMKLIGGRFFDWIEAGKQVYTDTSWAIGFAPVWLCQEIQRRGIGADRVLFATDTPWGDHAGEHARLAAATDDPELTAALFRGNFEALYG, from the coding sequence ATGAGGTTCACCGCCCACGACGCGCACCGGCACATCGGTCGGCTCCCGGCGTACCCCTTCTACGGGGGGCCGCCGATCCAGCCCGACGTGACCGCCCGCGAGAGCGTCGCCGAGCTGGTGGCCGACCTCGACGCGGAGGGCACGGAGCGGGCGCTGGTGCTGCCCAACTACGGCGTGCCCGACCCCGACGTCTCGTTCCGCCTCAACCACCTCGCGCTCGACGCGGCGCACGCTGACGACCGGATCCGGTGCGGGCTGTGGGTGTCGCCGAAGGCCTCCGACGCCGAGCGCAACACCGCCGCCCTGGCCCTCGCCGCGGAGGACGGCGTGGCCGCCCTCAAGACCAGCTTCCTGCTCGGTGGCGCGGTCGACGACCCCGACTGCCGGGTCGAGCTCGACCGGATCTTCACGACGGCCGCGGAGCTCGACCTCGTCGTCCACGTGCACACCTCGCCCGGCGCGGCGTCCGACGTGGACCGCATCGGCGAGCTGGTCGAGCGCCACGGCGACGCCACCAAGATCCACCTCGTCCACCTGGGCGGCGGGATGAGCGGCCACATGAAGCTCATCGGCGGCCGCTTCTTCGACTGGATCGAGGCGGGCAAGCAGGTCTACACCGACACCTCCTGGGCCATCGGGTTCGCTCCCGTGTGGCTCTGCCAGGAGATCCAGCGGCGCGGCATCGGCGCCGACCGCGTCCTCTTCGCCACCGACACCCCCTGGGGCGACCACGCGGGCGAGCACGCCCGCCTGGCCGCCGCGACCGACGACCCCGAGCTCACCGCCGCGCTCTTCCGGGGCAACTTCGAGGCCCTCTACGGCTGA